Genomic segment of Methanosarcina vacuolata Z-761:
CGCTTCAACAATTGGAAATTTCCGTTTCAATGCACAGGGAATGGCTATAGAAAGCGAAATGCTCGCAGATGCAGGAAGTGCCGGTCTTCGCATAAAAGAAGTAAGTATAGGTGTCCGTTACGATGTTGACGGTTCCACAAAAAAACCAGTTTCTCACGGCCTTGAAGTCCTTTTAGCGATTATAAAAGACATGGTCTTCAAGAAAAATACTTAATATAATAATTGGGAGATAATATTTCAAGGGGGTATACTTTTGAGGATTGCATTTTTTATAAACACACCCGCACATGTTCACTTATACAAAAATGTTATAAAATCCCTGGAACTTAGCGGGCATCAAGCTATCATCCTGGCAAGAAATTATGGAGACACTGTTAACTTATTAGATGAAATGGGTTTTGAGTATTTTGTATATGCCAATGTACCTGATTCAAAATATGGAAAAATAATAGCTCTGCCCTTTAATGTGTTAACAGCGTACAATTTTCTCCGAAAGAAAAAGCCTGATCTATTAGTTGGAATGGGAGTTTACTCAGCATATACATCACAATTACTGCACAAAAAATGCATAATTTTTAATGATTCTGAACCTACACCGTTTCAGTTCATGCTTTTTAAACCTTTTGTGGATGTGATCCTTACTCCTTCATCGTTTACTGTAGATCTGGGCCCAAAACACATCAAATTCAATAGCTTTAAAGAAATTGCGTATTTACATAAAAACTACTTTACACCAGATTCAAAAATTTATGACTTTCTTGGGATAAGTCAAGATGAAGACTATGTTCTTTTACGTTTCAATGCATTTGATGCTGTACATGATTTTGGCATAAATGGTTTTTCCATTGAGCAAAAAAGGCTCCTGGTTAAGGAACTCAGCAAGTATGCACGTGTGTTTATCTCGTCTGAACTAAAATTACCAGACGATTTTAACAAGTATCTATTGAAAATCCCAAAATCCCGTATTCACGACATCCTGTATTATGCAAAACTTGTTATAGCCGACACCCAGACAATAACCACCGAATCCGCTGTCCTGGGAACTCCAGTTATCAGGTTCAATTCTTTTGTAGGCAAGAAAGATATGGGCAATTTCATTGAGCTCGAAAACAAGTATAACCTTATTTTCAGCTTCAATGATCCTGAAAAAGCCATTACCAAAGCAGTAGAACTTATTCAGGAACCTGATTTAAAAAGCAAATGGAAAGAGAAAAGAGACCGTCTCCTGATAGACAAAGTCGATGCTACCAA
This window contains:
- a CDS encoding DUF354 domain-containing protein: MRIAFFINTPAHVHLYKNVIKSLELSGHQAIILARNYGDTVNLLDEMGFEYFVYANVPDSKYGKIIALPFNVLTAYNFLRKKKPDLLVGMGVYSAYTSQLLHKKCIIFNDSEPTPFQFMLFKPFVDVILTPSSFTVDLGPKHIKFNSFKEIAYLHKNYFTPDSKIYDFLGISQDEDYVLLRFNAFDAVHDFGINGFSIEQKRLLVKELSKYARVFISSELKLPDDFNKYLLKIPKSRIHDILYYAKLVIADTQTITTESAVLGTPVIRFNSFVGKKDMGNFIELENKYNLIFSFNDPEKAITKAVELIQEPDLKSKWKEKRDRLLIDKVDATKFLASFIGNYPDSLYKTRNEKSYSKKDNSSITLQGDLL